A window from Corythoichthys intestinalis isolate RoL2023-P3 chromosome 10, ASM3026506v1, whole genome shotgun sequence encodes these proteins:
- the rab23 gene encoding ras-related protein Rab-23 has translation MLEEDMEVAIKVVVVGNGAVGKSSMIQRYCKGVFTKDYKKTIGVDFLERQIIVNDEDVRLMLWDTAGQEEFDAITKAYYRGAQACVLVFSTTDRDSFVAIDNWKEKIEAEVGDIPTVLVQNKIDLLEETVVKNEEAEGLAKRLKLRFYRASVKEDLNVTELFKYLAEKYLQQLKQQTAEETEAVHSTSNKIGVFNTTSSNQSSQSSSNGREIITLRPNKQRTKKRRNPFGSCSLL, from the exons ATGCTGGAGGAGGACATGGAAGTGGCCATCAAGGTGGTCGTTGTGGGCAACGGTGCTGTGGGGAAGTCCAGCATGATCCAGCGTTACTGCAAGGGTGTCTTCACAAAGGATTACAAAAAGACTATTGGAGTGGACTTCCTCGAAAGGCAGATAAT CGTCAATGACGAAGATGTTCGCCTTATGTTGTGGGACACCGCTGGACAGGAGGAGTTTGATGCCATAACTAAGGCATACTACCGTG GCGCCCAAGCATGCGTGCTGGTGTTCTCTACCACGGACAGAGATTCATTTGTGGCTATTGATAACTGGAAGGAGAAGATTGAAGCAGAGGTGGGAGATATTCCTACAGTTCTTGTGCAGAATAAAATCGACCTCCTGGAAGAAACTGTTGTTAAAAA CGAGGAGGCGGAGGGTTTGGCCAAAAGACTTAAATTGAGATTTTATAGAGCTTCGGTAAAAGAAGACTTGAatgtaacagaat TGTTTAAATACTTAGCTGAGAAGTATCTTCAACAACTCAAACAGCAAACAGCAGaagagacagaagcagtacactcaacaagcaataaaatag GAGTTTTTAATACCACAAGTAGTAATCAAAGCAGCCAGAGTTCCAGCAACGGCAGAGAAATCATCACACtgcgaccaaacaaacaaagGACCAAGAAAAGGAGAAACCCATTtggcagctgcagcctcctctaA